Proteins from a single region of Candidatus Woesearchaeota archaeon:
- a CDS encoding type I restriction endonuclease subunit R codes for MKKAVDKHTEKTLETEIVQHLINHGGYTPSDQKDYDVTKALFPKTVLTFLKTSQPKEWEKLAKIHKDKIEEKLLDRLCKELDQRGMIDVLRHGLTDYGAKFKLAFFKPTHGLNPQTIKEFDFNVLTATRQVHYSSKNKNSLDILLSINGLPVATVELKNQFTGQDVTNSQRQYVEDRDPQELLFQFKKRTLVHFSVDTDIVQMTTAIEGKKTRFLPFNKGFERGAGNPPDPNGHRTSYLWEDIWERESWMDIFRRFINLQVEEFKINGAIKKKEKIIFPRYHQIDVVRKISVHAKKHGIGEHYLIQHSAGSGKSNSIAWLAYNLQGLHNQKDKAIFDTVIVISDRRVLDDQLQKTIYQFDHTQGVVQPIDQDSAQLKEHLEAGTKIIITTLQKFPVVIKKIADLPKRSYAIIVDEAHSSQGGESSKHLKAVLRERSLEEASKDAEQEERTVEDDIIDSMSARGKQKNLSFFAFTATPKSKTLQVFGTPNEDGKPEPFHLYSMRQAIEEGFIMDVLDNYTTYQTFYRLSKAIEEDPKVNKKKAKRAIARFMSLHPHNLAQKIEVIVEHFRQVTMKKIGGQAKAMVVTASREHVVRYKHEFDRYIKEKKYTDLRALVAFSQTVKVDGENYTEVGMNGIKEKELPAKFNTSEFQLLIVADKYQTGFDQPLLHTMYVDKKLHGVKAVQTLSRLNRTCPGKEDTFVLDFVNKEAEIFESFQPYYEKTVLASNADPNLLYDLKSKLEAVCVTTEQDIQNFAQIFFNPQYSLRDNAKLNSYIDPAVERFKKVSMPEAREEFKHNLISFLRLYSFLSQVMPFSDPELEKFYVYGKFLLTKLPKRDAADTFKLGGEVALEYYRLQKMGEGKIALHKNKDGALNPASELGMKKSKEEQDKLSSIIKLINQRYHTDWTDADKLFIDQLEEDSIANPHVVLQANSNQLENFKHGFAESFVDVLINRKEQNEAMFERMMGDKALRADIEDYLMRRVYKRVRDKKKAEV; via the coding sequence ATGAAAAAGGCAGTGGATAAACATACGGAAAAAACTTTAGAAACGGAGATAGTTCAACATCTCATTAACCACGGGGGCTACACTCCAAGCGACCAGAAAGACTACGATGTCACAAAAGCTCTCTTTCCCAAAACTGTACTCACGTTTCTCAAAACATCACAGCCTAAAGAGTGGGAGAAGTTAGCAAAGATTCACAAAGATAAAATTGAAGAGAAGCTCCTTGACCGTTTATGTAAAGAACTTGACCAGCGTGGCATGATTGATGTACTGCGGCATGGCCTTACTGATTATGGAGCAAAATTCAAGCTTGCTTTCTTTAAACCCACACATGGACTCAACCCGCAAACTATTAAAGAATTTGACTTTAATGTTCTCACCGCGACACGACAAGTTCATTACAGTTCAAAAAATAAAAACTCTTTGGATATTCTTCTCTCAATCAACGGTTTACCAGTCGCAACGGTGGAACTTAAGAATCAGTTTACGGGCCAAGATGTGACGAATTCTCAGCGTCAGTATGTTGAGGACCGTGACCCTCAAGAACTTCTCTTTCAATTTAAGAAAAGAACTTTGGTTCATTTCTCGGTTGATACTGATATAGTACAGATGACCACAGCAATCGAGGGAAAGAAAACACGTTTCTTACCTTTTAACAAAGGCTTTGAACGGGGTGCAGGAAATCCACCTGATCCAAACGGTCATCGTACCTCGTATCTCTGGGAAGATATTTGGGAGAGAGAAAGTTGGATGGATATTTTCCGCCGATTTATTAATCTTCAGGTAGAGGAGTTCAAAATAAACGGAGCTATCAAGAAGAAAGAAAAAATCATTTTTCCACGCTACCACCAAATTGATGTAGTAAGAAAAATCTCTGTTCACGCCAAAAAGCATGGCATTGGCGAACATTACCTTATCCAGCATTCCGCAGGTAGCGGAAAGAGTAACTCCATTGCTTGGCTTGCCTATAATCTTCAGGGATTACATAATCAGAAAGATAAAGCGATCTTTGACACGGTGATTGTTATTTCAGATCGTCGGGTTCTTGACGACCAACTGCAAAAGACTATCTATCAATTTGACCATACGCAGGGTGTCGTACAACCTATTGACCAAGATTCAGCACAGCTCAAAGAACATCTTGAAGCTGGAACAAAGATTATTATTACAACATTACAGAAATTTCCCGTAGTTATCAAGAAGATTGCTGACTTACCAAAACGAAGTTATGCGATCATTGTCGATGAAGCACATAGTTCTCAGGGTGGCGAGTCGTCCAAACATCTCAAAGCTGTTCTGCGAGAGCGAAGTCTGGAAGAAGCATCTAAAGACGCAGAACAAGAAGAACGTACGGTAGAGGATGATATTATTGACTCTATGAGCGCGCGAGGAAAACAGAAAAACCTTAGCTTCTTTGCATTCACCGCAACACCAAAGTCAAAAACCCTCCAAGTCTTTGGAACCCCCAACGAAGATGGAAAACCAGAACCATTCCATCTCTATTCCATGCGTCAAGCTATTGAAGAAGGCTTTATTATGGATGTGTTGGATAATTATACTACCTATCAAACATTCTACCGTCTCTCCAAAGCCATTGAAGAAGACCCTAAAGTCAACAAAAAGAAAGCAAAACGTGCTATTGCGCGTTTTATGAGTCTCCATCCACACAACCTAGCACAAAAAATAGAGGTAATTGTAGAACATTTCCGTCAAGTGACTATGAAGAAAATTGGGGGACAGGCTAAAGCAATGGTGGTAACCGCATCACGAGAACACGTTGTCAGATATAAACATGAGTTTGACAGGTATATCAAAGAGAAGAAATATACTGATCTCAGGGCGTTGGTCGCATTTTCGCAGACCGTGAAAGTTGATGGAGAAAATTACACAGAAGTTGGAATGAATGGTATTAAAGAAAAAGAGCTTCCAGCTAAATTTAACACCAGTGAGTTTCAATTATTGATTGTGGCAGATAAATATCAAACTGGCTTTGACCAACCACTTCTTCATACCATGTACGTTGATAAGAAATTACATGGTGTCAAAGCGGTTCAAACTCTTTCTCGCCTCAATCGTACCTGCCCAGGAAAAGAGGACACGTTTGTGCTTGATTTTGTTAATAAAGAAGCGGAAATATTTGAGTCATTCCAACCCTACTATGAAAAAACCGTTCTCGCAAGTAACGCTGATCCCAACCTTCTCTATGATCTCAAATCTAAGCTCGAGGCGGTTTGTGTGACAACTGAGCAGGATATCCAGAATTTTGCACAAATTTTCTTTAATCCTCAATATTCACTGCGCGATAACGCTAAGCTCAACTCCTATATTGACCCTGCTGTAGAACGATTTAAGAAAGTATCCATGCCCGAGGCCAGAGAAGAGTTCAAACACAATCTTATTTCATTTCTTCGTTTATACTCTTTCCTGAGTCAAGTGATGCCATTTAGTGATCCCGAACTAGAAAAGTTCTATGTGTATGGTAAGTTTCTGCTCACCAAATTACCAAAAAGAGATGCAGCGGATACTTTCAAATTAGGTGGAGAAGTTGCTCTTGAATATTATCGCTTGCAAAAAATGGGTGAGGGAAAGATTGCGCTGCACAAAAACAAAGATGGTGCCCTTAATCCAGCTTCAGAACTAGGAATGAAAAAAAGTAAAGAGGAGCAGGACAAGCTTTCAAGTATTATCAAACTTATCAACCAGCGTTATCATACAGATTGGACGGATGCCGACAAACTATTTATTGATCAATTGGAGGAAGACTCCATTGCTAACCCTCACGTTGTCTTGCAGGCCAATAGTAATCAATTGGAAAACTTTAAACATGGCTTTGCGGAGTCTTTTGTTGATGTCCTAATCAACCGTAAAGAACAAAATGAAGCTATGTTTGAGAGGATGATGGGAGATAAAGCCTTACGCGCTGATATTGAGGATTATCTGATGAGACGTGTGTATAAACGAGTGCGGGATAAGAAGAAAGCAGAGGTGTAG
- a CDS encoding DUF87 domain-containing protein has translation MFFDGINRGHHFFLHLRNQRVEADSSLLHKIIDIKSVEKEMVVTKKSKLAILEVIPLNLAIKTEEEQESVLMGFEKFLNSLDYPIQIHISSHSISLDSHFSYLEKKTSDFPDLFSSYKEFVTKTVSGLKNRKFYIVITEKDNLQIQTRVCEEKLRSLGLRVNRVTGESLVSLFHNYIGQGAQKELAEDQVIEEYAHFLLSPQKITFHHDAFEVGDQFCTLLNVKGYPHSVERGFLDKIISSGDTYDISIHIEPFPLEETMIHLNRELQKQQADLYADTKKGIYNPSLEIKFEATKRVLEDLQKGSQKLFNVSLYILCKGKKREDAVFLAKKVKADLEGLMIQSGIPQFQMQAGYESMLPLGKDRLRLTQNIHTKGLSAFFPFSSPFLDVENDGVLLGLNKNKIPYIKNVFNLTNANGIILATSGAGKSYFTKLLISRLFMNGADIIIIDPQGEYGALTQHYHGETITISKNSSTIINPLDLMGHEYLEKRLSLMDLFQIMLGDITEVQKAILDKAVDITYGRRGINRDSWDSKPPILQELYQTLVNLNREAHSQEKKTYMALLNRLGMYAENGVFSFLNRHTNINFSNRFVCFNIGSMPKQVKPVVMYLVLDYVYQRMKGSLKRKILVIDEAWAMLQTAEESSYVFEIVKTCRKFNLGLLMITQDVADLVGSKAGHAVLANTSYTFLLRQKPAVIHDVARTFHLSGAEKEYLISAQKGQGVLILENEHQEIEVIASAKEHELITTNPDEIQGAVREDVRVDRVIGLDIEQDVYTTSGLSVEEQNFLANNGYVLGSFHGLRKGRQQQYFVKVRKPESAMHTYYVDLIYREVLKRTSSVEKYRTQRPDIVFVNSRNEEIVIEVETGIGVKQKKKEHDEKFGALRKKYGGRCFIFLVNFDLQNSYKRHGLPLLLRLDIEKFIESQFV, from the coding sequence ATGTTTTTTGATGGTATCAACAGAGGACATCATTTCTTTCTTCATCTGCGCAATCAGCGTGTGGAAGCAGACAGTTCTCTTCTTCACAAAATAATAGATATCAAAAGTGTGGAGAAAGAAATGGTGGTGACTAAAAAATCGAAGCTTGCCATCTTAGAAGTAATCCCATTAAATCTTGCCATAAAAACTGAGGAAGAGCAGGAATCAGTGTTAATGGGGTTTGAGAAATTCCTTAACAGTTTGGATTATCCTATCCAAATTCATATAAGCTCGCATAGTATCTCTCTTGACTCCCATTTCAGCTATCTAGAGAAAAAGACTAGCGATTTTCCGGACTTATTCTCTTCCTATAAAGAGTTTGTAACTAAAACGGTATCTGGTCTCAAAAACAGAAAGTTCTACATTGTTATCACAGAGAAAGATAATTTACAGATTCAAACTAGAGTCTGTGAAGAAAAACTTCGCTCATTAGGGCTTCGGGTTAATAGAGTCACTGGAGAGTCGCTCGTTTCGTTGTTTCACAATTACATTGGGCAGGGAGCACAAAAAGAACTTGCGGAGGATCAAGTCATTGAAGAGTACGCTCATTTTCTTCTTTCACCGCAAAAGATTACGTTTCATCATGATGCATTTGAAGTTGGAGATCAATTTTGTACATTACTGAACGTGAAAGGTTATCCTCATAGCGTAGAGCGGGGATTTCTCGATAAGATTATTTCATCAGGTGACACGTACGATATCTCCATTCATATCGAACCATTCCCTTTGGAAGAAACGATGATTCACTTAAATCGTGAACTGCAAAAACAACAGGCTGATTTGTATGCAGATACAAAGAAAGGTATCTACAATCCCTCTCTTGAAATTAAGTTTGAGGCGACCAAGCGTGTTTTAGAAGACTTACAGAAAGGGAGTCAGAAGCTCTTTAATGTCTCACTCTACATTCTTTGCAAAGGTAAAAAAAGAGAGGATGCGGTATTTCTTGCGAAGAAAGTAAAAGCTGATTTAGAAGGGTTAATGATTCAAAGTGGTATCCCGCAGTTTCAGATGCAGGCAGGCTATGAATCGATGCTCCCGTTGGGAAAAGATCGATTACGTTTGACACAGAATATCCATACTAAAGGATTGTCAGCGTTCTTTCCGTTCTCTTCTCCGTTTTTGGATGTAGAAAATGATGGAGTGTTGTTAGGCTTAAACAAAAATAAAATTCCCTACATCAAGAACGTGTTTAATCTCACCAATGCCAATGGAATTATTTTGGCAACTTCTGGAGCAGGTAAGTCGTATTTTACAAAACTGCTCATTTCTCGCTTGTTCATGAATGGTGCTGATATTATTATCATTGATCCACAAGGAGAGTACGGTGCTTTGACACAACATTATCATGGCGAAACGATCACGATCAGTAAGAATTCTTCAACAATCATTAACCCTCTTGATTTGATGGGACATGAATATCTGGAGAAGCGGCTTTCGTTAATGGATTTATTTCAAATTATGTTGGGCGATATCACCGAAGTACAAAAAGCGATTTTAGACAAAGCTGTTGACATCACGTATGGCAGGAGAGGAATTAACCGTGATTCTTGGGATAGCAAGCCGCCAATTTTGCAGGAACTCTATCAAACACTCGTAAACTTGAATAGGGAAGCGCATTCGCAGGAGAAGAAAACCTATATGGCGTTGCTCAATAGGTTGGGGATGTATGCGGAGAATGGTGTCTTTTCTTTTTTGAACCGACACACGAATATTAACTTTTCAAATAGGTTTGTGTGTTTTAATATCGGCTCCATGCCCAAACAAGTAAAGCCTGTTGTGATGTATCTGGTTCTTGATTATGTGTATCAACGCATGAAAGGGTCTTTGAAACGTAAGATTCTCGTTATAGATGAAGCGTGGGCGATGCTTCAAACGGCAGAGGAATCTTCTTATGTGTTTGAGATTGTCAAGACCTGTCGTAAGTTTAACCTCGGGTTGCTCATGATTACCCAAGATGTGGCTGATCTTGTTGGCTCGAAAGCGGGGCATGCTGTTCTAGCTAATACATCCTATACGTTTCTATTACGCCAGAAGCCCGCTGTGATACACGATGTGGCTCGCACGTTTCATCTGTCGGGTGCTGAGAAAGAGTACCTTATATCGGCACAAAAAGGGCAAGGTGTGCTTATTTTGGAGAATGAGCATCAAGAGATCGAAGTTATCGCCTCAGCCAAGGAGCATGAGTTGATTACCACGAACCCTGATGAGATACAGGGGGCTGTGCGAGAGGATGTGCGGGTCGATAGGGTGATTGGGCTTGACATTGAGCAGGATGTCTATACGACTTCTGGATTGTCGGTTGAGGAACAGAATTTCTTAGCTAATAATGGGTATGTGTTAGGTTCGTTTCATGGGTTACGTAAAGGCAGGCAACAACAGTATTTTGTCAAAGTGAGGAAACCAGAGTCGGCAATGCATACGTATTATGTGGATTTGATTTATCGGGAAGTTTTGAAACGTACGTCTTCCGTTGAGAAGTATCGTACCCAGCGACCCGACATTGTGTTTGTCAATTCCAGAAATGAGGAAATCGTGATTGAAGTGGAGACAGGTATTGGCGTCAAGCAGAAAAAGAAGGAGCATGATGAGAAGTTCGGTGCTTTACGTAAGAAGTATGGTGGGCGGTGTTTTATTTTTCTGGTAAACTTTGATTTACAAAATAGTTACAAACGTCACGGGTTGCCCTTATTATTGCGGTTAGATATTGAGAAGTTTATAGAATCGCAATTTGTATGA
- a CDS encoding SAM-dependent DNA methyltransferase — protein sequence MAQVRELADFIWSVADLLRGDYKPSDYGKVILPFTVLRRLDCVLEPSKDTILANLKSVQKMDPESADLYLNRLIKLNFHNKSKFTFQKFLSDGDHISENVTAYINGFSKDARDIIDYFEFNEQITRLEKANLLFQVVSRFAAIDLHPEKVSNIEMGYIFEELIRKFADASNETAGEHFTPREVIRLMVNVLFINDRDVLTKKGIIKTLYDPACGTGGMLSIAEEYLRDLNPQAELKVFGQELNPESFAICKSDMMIKAQVASNIKVGNSFTQDGLASEKFDYMLSNPPFGVEWKKVQREIDAEHENLGMDGRFGAGLPRISDGSFLFLQHMISKMKSGNEGSRIGIVFNGSPLFTGGAGSGESDIRKWIIEHDWLEAIIAMPDKLFYNTGISTYVWIVTNRKHTERKGKIQLINAVEFFDKMRKSLGDKSHEISAKHIEEITKIYGSFKPGEHCKIFDNEDFGYRYLTVERPLLENGKVVKDKTGKPKADASLRDNESVPLKEDWKEYVKREVLPHVPDAWVDESKTKIGYEINFTKHFYRFKPLRSLEEIRRDILALEEETEDMIKKVVK from the coding sequence ATGGCACAAGTTCGCGAATTAGCTGATTTTATTTGGAGTGTAGCTGACTTGCTACGCGGTGATTACAAACCATCTGATTATGGTAAAGTTATTCTTCCTTTTACCGTCCTTCGACGATTGGATTGCGTCTTAGAACCATCCAAAGACACTATCCTTGCTAACCTCAAATCGGTTCAAAAAATGGACCCTGAAAGTGCTGATTTATACCTAAATCGTCTTATCAAGCTCAATTTTCATAATAAAAGTAAATTTACATTTCAAAAGTTTCTTTCCGATGGCGATCACATCAGTGAAAACGTGACGGCTTATATCAACGGTTTCTCCAAAGATGCCCGTGATATCATTGATTATTTCGAATTCAACGAGCAAATCACACGACTTGAAAAAGCTAATTTGCTCTTTCAGGTGGTTTCGCGTTTTGCTGCTATTGATTTGCATCCAGAAAAAGTAAGTAACATTGAAATGGGGTACATTTTTGAGGAACTTATTCGTAAATTTGCGGATGCTTCAAATGAAACCGCAGGGGAACACTTCACCCCGCGCGAAGTCATCCGTTTAATGGTTAACGTTCTCTTTATCAACGACCGTGACGTCTTGACCAAGAAAGGTATTATTAAGACATTATACGATCCTGCCTGTGGAACTGGGGGTATGCTTTCCATTGCTGAGGAATATTTGCGTGATCTTAATCCACAAGCGGAGCTCAAAGTATTTGGTCAAGAACTGAATCCAGAATCGTTTGCTATTTGTAAATCTGACATGATGATTAAAGCACAAGTCGCTTCTAATATCAAAGTTGGTAACTCATTTACACAAGATGGTCTTGCTTCAGAGAAATTTGATTACATGCTCTCCAATCCTCCATTTGGTGTTGAATGGAAAAAAGTGCAGCGTGAAATCGATGCAGAACATGAGAACTTAGGAATGGATGGCCGTTTTGGGGCTGGACTCCCCCGAATTAGTGATGGGTCATTTCTCTTTCTACAACATATGATCTCTAAAATGAAATCTGGCAACGAGGGCTCGCGCATTGGAATTGTTTTTAATGGCTCACCCCTCTTTACCGGCGGTGCTGGTAGCGGGGAGAGTGATATTCGTAAGTGGATCATTGAACATGATTGGCTCGAAGCTATCATTGCCATGCCAGATAAGTTATTTTATAACACGGGGATTAGTACGTATGTGTGGATTGTAACTAATCGAAAACATACCGAGCGTAAAGGAAAAATTCAACTTATCAATGCCGTTGAATTTTTCGATAAGATGCGTAAAAGTTTAGGCGATAAAAGTCACGAAATCAGTGCCAAGCATATCGAGGAGATTACAAAAATTTATGGTTCGTTTAAACCTGGTGAGCACTGTAAAATATTTGACAATGAGGATTTTGGTTATAGGTATTTAACTGTTGAGAGGCCTCTTCTTGAAAACGGCAAAGTTGTAAAAGATAAGACTGGAAAACCTAAAGCAGACGCTTCTCTTCGCGATAACGAGAGCGTTCCGTTGAAAGAAGACTGGAAAGAGTACGTTAAACGTGAAGTCTTGCCGCATGTTCCTGATGCGTGGGTTGATGAGAGTAAGACAAAGATAGGATATGAGATTAATTTTACCAAGCATTTCTACAGGTTTAAACCGTTACGTTCGTTAGAAGAAATCCGCCGAGATATCCTTGCACTTGAGGAGGAGACGGAAGATATGATTAAGAAGGTGGTGAAATGA
- a CDS encoding DUF4145 domain-containing protein — MKLKGMEILSIAPSPLPSPTDERIPENIKQDIDEAKLCLSVRAFRACAAMCRRAIQQACMGQGADKEKKLDKQIDELQAKGIITTHISKWAHSCRFLGNDAVHPDHPEVTEQDAKDVLNLAEQLMNILYVMPAISEEMDVVHKRKK; from the coding sequence GTGAAATTAAAAGGAATGGAAATTCTTTCTATTGCCCCATCTCCATTACCATCACCAACAGATGAAAGAATACCTGAAAACATAAAGCAAGACATAGATGAAGCTAAGCTTTGCCTCAGCGTGCGTGCATTTAGAGCTTGTGCCGCTATGTGTAGAAGAGCGATTCAGCAAGCATGTATGGGACAAGGAGCCGATAAAGAAAAAAAATTGGATAAACAAATTGATGAATTACAAGCAAAAGGAATTATTACTACCCATATTAGCAAATGGGCACATTCATGCAGGTTTTTAGGAAATGATGCAGTACATCCTGATCATCCAGAGGTTACAGAGCAGGATGCGAAAGATGTCTTAAATCTAGCGGAACAGCTTATGAATATACTTTATGTAATGCCTGCTATTTCTGAAGAAATGGATGTAGTACATAAGAGGAAAAAATAA
- a CDS encoding restriction endonuclease subunit S, with translation MKPYPKYKESGIQWIGKIPEGWSIEKTKYVFEEINQKSIDGSGTLLSVSEYYGVAPRCNKIEADDFLTHAESLEGYKVCKVNDIVMNIMLAWKKSLGVSAWDGIVSPAYAVFRLKQKDFSPQYFHHLFRTDQVAAEFRRNSTGIIDSRLRLYPEKFFSIKISFPPFPEQQQIASFLDTKTSLIDEAIEKKERLIELLEEERTGKINHAVTRGLNPKMELKDSGVEWLGKVPKHWDVKKLKFVAHLQSGESITSDAIKSDGSFPVYGGNGFRGFTEAYTHDGHYALVGRQGALCGNVNYASGKFWASEHAVVATLLNINEVIWFGELIRTMNLNQYSMTAAQPGLSVDVIKNLKVPVPSTLERQAIEIYLHQETQKIDQTINKIQKEIELLHEYRTALISEAVTGKIDVRGLA, from the coding sequence ATGAAACCATATCCAAAGTATAAAGAATCGGGTATCCAGTGGATCGGGAAGATACCTGAGGGATGGTCAATTGAGAAAACCAAGTACGTTTTTGAAGAGATTAATCAGAAAAGTATAGATGGTTCTGGAACTCTTCTTTCCGTATCAGAATATTATGGCGTTGCACCTCGATGTAATAAAATTGAGGCTGATGATTTTTTAACTCATGCAGAGAGTCTTGAGGGTTATAAAGTATGTAAGGTAAATGATATTGTTATGAACATCATGTTAGCATGGAAGAAAAGTCTTGGTGTTTCCGCATGGGATGGAATAGTCAGTCCTGCTTACGCTGTTTTTAGGTTGAAGCAAAAGGATTTCTCTCCCCAGTACTTTCATCATCTTTTTAGGACAGATCAGGTTGCCGCCGAGTTTCGACGTAATTCTACTGGGATTATAGACTCGCGTCTTCGTCTTTACCCTGAGAAATTCTTCTCGATTAAAATCTCATTCCCACCATTTCCCGAGCAACAACAAATCGCCTCCTTCCTTGACACCAAAACGTCACTCATCGATGAAGCTATTGAAAAGAAAGAACGACTTATCGAACTATTAGAGGAAGAACGGACAGGGAAGATTAACCATGCGGTGACGAGAGGATTAAACCCAAAAATGGAGTTGAAAGATTCTGGTGTAGAATGGCTGGGGAAGGTACCAAAGCATTGGGATGTAAAGAAATTGAAATTTGTCGCACATCTTCAAAGTGGTGAATCAATAACCTCTGACGCAATAAAATCTGACGGAAGCTTTCCAGTTTATGGTGGTAATGGCTTTAGAGGTTTTACCGAAGCTTACACCCATGATGGCCATTACGCTCTAGTCGGACGACAAGGCGCACTCTGTGGAAACGTTAATTATGCTTCGGGAAAATTTTGGGCTTCAGAGCATGCAGTCGTAGCCACTTTGTTAAATATCAATGAGGTCATTTGGTTCGGAGAATTAATTCGTACAATGAATCTTAATCAATATTCGATGACCGCAGCTCAACCCGGTCTTTCAGTGGATGTAATTAAAAATCTAAAAGTACCTGTTCCATCAACATTGGAACGACAAGCAATAGAGATTTACCTCCACCAAGAAACTCAAAAAATCGACCAAACGATTAATAAGATCCAGAAAGAAATAGAACTCCTCCATGAATACAGAACAGCTCTTATTTCTGAAGCTGTCACAGGAAAAATTGATGTGCGAGGTCTAGCATGA
- a CDS encoding tyrosine-type recombinase/integrase, translated as MGNKNRLPSALNVKQLQKLFEHIERPKIAIAAFVTFFCGLRISEICKLKVEDVDLENRRIKIVDAKWRGRSEDGYGKDRFVPIPRRAISPMQKWLEIIDGGKWFLPSMTSPDNPMRTKSLYEQFREGLQRSGLLVPLYHFQEKKGPHNGKEKIKFKYYFHTLRHSYATYLHEKGVDIYTISNLLGHNQVTTTQIYAKISKTQQAKAVEEAFSGPLMEFRPNFQQTIAQPVQNNNLEMERMKLDLERTKLEIEKMKLLRQQILIQTD; from the coding sequence ATGGGAAACAAAAATAGGTTGCCAAGTGCGCTTAATGTAAAACAATTACAAAAGCTCTTTGAACATATTGAAAGACCTAAAATTGCCATCGCAGCGTTTGTAACTTTTTTCTGTGGTCTTCGTATCAGCGAAATTTGTAAACTTAAAGTGGAGGATGTTGATCTTGAAAATAGGAGAATTAAGATTGTTGATGCTAAATGGCGAGGTCGGTCTGAGGATGGGTATGGTAAAGATCGTTTTGTTCCCATTCCGAGAAGAGCAATTAGTCCCATGCAAAAATGGCTTGAAATTATCGATGGAGGTAAATGGTTTCTTCCCTCTATGACTTCACCTGATAACCCGATGCGAACAAAGAGCCTGTATGAGCAGTTTCGTGAGGGTTTGCAACGATCAGGGTTATTAGTCCCATTATATCATTTTCAAGAGAAGAAAGGCCCTCATAATGGTAAAGAGAAAATTAAGTTCAAATATTATTTTCACACTCTACGACATAGCTATGCCACGTACTTACATGAGAAAGGGGTAGACATTTACACTATTAGCAACTTACTTGGACATAATCAGGTTACAACCACTCAAATCTACGCAAAGATAAGTAAAACACAGCAGGCTAAAGCAGTAGAAGAAGCGTTTTCGGGGCCACTGATGGAATTTAGACCAAACTTTCAACAAACGATTGCGCAACCTGTTCAAAATAATAATCTTGAAATGGAACGCATGAAACTAGACCTTGAACGAACTAAGTTGGAAATAGAGAAGATGAAACTGCTACGCCAACAAATTCTTATTCAAACTGATTAA